In Pieris rapae chromosome 10, ilPieRapa1.1, whole genome shotgun sequence, the genomic window ATTctgttttgaaaaatatagtatttaagaCAAGAAGCAACAGAAGTTACTGttctaaaatagtttattgtcTTAGACAATATTgagttatgtaatataacttCCGCATATGATATTGGCATTGAGCCCAAAATTCTTGCCAAGGAATTGTAATGCACGGCATGTATTtgtcaattattattgtagatGGTGTAAAaagcttaaaaaaaaatttatataaaggcAAATGGTTGATTAGCATGGCGGTAGACGTTGGCATAGACAGTGGCTATTTACACATTGTGTTGGAAGGTCTTATTCTGGTTTGATAGGTTCTCATATTAAACGGCTCGTCTTTGATATTCAGAAAATATACGTTAGTCATCAATTAccatgtttaatttatgtaaaaattgcGTTACAATATCAAATGTAACAAAGACAGGTTATTGTATCATATTCTacatattcaatattataatttatggtgTCGCATGTCacctataatttaataagaatatatttaataaatacactttttactGGTAACAATCTAAATTGTAATCTaactaatgaaatatttatatattttattaaaaaattcatgCCTACTGAAAACTTAAGGCAACGTTGACTTTCATTTCACAAGTAATTTCGTCCattccaaaaataataatatcttaattaaaacaatttaactaaaattggCTCTTGGGGTGTGGGGTTCAAGTACCCAGGCgcttattaaagaattaactTAGCGCCTGGTAAACCGGTGACCCCTTTTTTAGCTTTTGCTTTCCTGGCTCAACTAACAAGTATGTATCGCAAAACAGCGAGGTAAttctgccagcgttaaagggaaccaaacttttaagtatgttttaatctctagatttttaattagttaagagaattgtaaatactgtatattattatattaagtataatgaGGTACTCACTCAGCACTCAAGACTTTCTCAAGGGCAGCACTTAACGATTCTTCGGTAAGGTCATAGTAAGTGACCACTTTAGCCAATCCTGCTGCTTCTGCCGCAGCGCCGTTGGAGGGTTGGTCTCCGAAGAAGGGTACAACCACCATGGGTTTACCAGCTGATACCGCTTCAGTCATACCCAACAGGCCCCCATGTGCCAAAAATGCTACCACCTTTTTGTGTCCTGAACAAAAATTTCGTTATTtagaaaaactttattaaaaaaatagcaaataaatCTCTATAAGAGTTCTACTTCTTTTGGCATCATGGCTATTTAGTTAAATCTGTCATTGGATCTAAAGCCAAACTGATTATCAGCTAGAGTATTGTTCAACTTTTATAGTTGATATAAACAAATTCCTAGCGAAGTATATGATCCATAAATTCATATTAGATTGCAAACTAAAGCTaaaggatattttaaataatcctgttcaaaactgtattaaattttttaaatattgtcaaaagaaattaaagcCGGCCGAGTTTTCATGCCTCGTTGTGTTCTTCAGACATGTCTTCGCAGTACTtacgaattttatatttaatcattaataatttaggttTAGGTTGTCCACGCTAACCACTAAATTGGTTAGCGTGGACAACCTAATTGGTGGCGTTAATACGTAAGTACCGTCTTCACTATTACGTTCTAAGTGATGTTCACATATATGtagttagtttatttattttcgtgcCAAAATATCTCATATTTGATggatttataatgtaaaaacgaACCTATTTTGATTGAATTGAACCCGTATAACTCCAAAGAATAATCCTCTTATAAGAAGCCAGtctaatgtattaaaatgtaagtaGGCCAATCATCAATTGCCCACTTTACATTTCTGACTTTCTATATTCCTTATATTTCCTCACATTTAACAGAGCTTACTAGacttaagtataatttactcttacagtttattaaacatatcatAAAGGATATACGTATACAAGAACAACAATAAGCCCACATTGTAACTTAATAGATGATATGAATAGTAATGAATACAAAGGAAAACCATATAACATGTCAACGTGCATTTAGCAAGGTTCTTCCTAAGTGCCtattatacaaaatctttAAAGAACCAATAATAGGTGTCCttgaagtaaataatattcgtttaCACATGTTAATTCAATCTTCTTAAGAGGAAATTTTTGCGGAGAGTACCTAAcatacatttgaaaaaaacgtatcaataaaatatagcttCAAGGCTTAAGTGAACTCTGTAGAGGATTTTAAAACATAGAAGTCTAAtgtgataaaaatttaaattctagaTACTTATGATTTCcttaatatcattataatttcatttgttgTGAATATGTCTTGTGTCTAAATATAGAAATGCCATATAATTAGCATGAAAATACGGtaggtaataattttacaaatgagAAACACGATTCTATGAGGTTTTACGTGAGCATGACATTTGAATTTTCCTCGGAATTGCGTTATTTCTGCTAAATTACAAGACGATATATTTTCCTGGAGTTGAACTTACAAAATcgcaattaaattatagtcTTGTTCACATAGCTTTCGTTTGAACAAAAAAGATTCTGCAAAGTAGAATTTATTGAAGCCAAAGTATGTAagactataaaaaatgtaactaatataaaaaatataacaatttaattactatcGCGCCTGTCTTACACtacacaaacaaacaaacttaCTATTACAGTGTAATAGTTAGCTTGATAATTAACTGTCTGCCTATCAATATTGTTAGGTGAGGTTGTTTTTTGATGTTATGTGTTATCTAGACTGTGTTCGCATTGAAAATTGGATTAGAAgtgtttgttttaaagttttatcaaCCGTGTCccattgtattattattagattattctaaattatatttgaagtaattgatataatatatctcaATGAAAAACTTACGTAATAGTTCATACTGAGGCAGCCACCTCACTCTCAAAATGTTTCCAGTAAGAGTACCTTCCTCGGCACTGTTTTCATATTTCCAAATCACTCTCTGCTTCAGCTTGGAGAGCGCTCTGGTTATTATCTCTTCTTTGTATTTAGGAATCGTTGCAGTCTTGATGAGAGAACCGAAGCTGAATAACACCACGCCATGCTCGGATTCGTTGAGGAATTTCTCCATATactgtaaaagaaaaatatttgataaaagaGGACACGtacgtaatttaatatgatattattgGGTCAAATAACGCActtgttaaattgattagCTAATTAGTGgcttaacaaaacatttttctaatattaggCTATATTGGACTAAACAAAACAGGTAAAagatatatactttttaagaaAGTATGATGCTACACGACGAACCCATTtacaaagtattataaaatctatgtaTACGCAGAGttactgttatattaaatagatcTCATAGGCACAAAAAAGACGACTGTTACACTTTTTACTGTTGATTAAATTTTGCAATAGTTATGTTATGCCGTCGGTCATTGCACCGATTACTGACCTCTATTTGCGACATCAAGTAAcgatatattgttataaattttatcgtAATGCTTTATTGTACACATAATGCATCTAATTGCATGAACTATctgtattacaataatattttagttttatcaagacacacttaataataatttacaatattttatattcaattgatctaagtacataatttaatatatttttattatataacagcATTAAGCACCGTCTTTAGCTTTaacctaatatatatatatctacatatataaatttatttctatttttttgtatttaaggcCATATAGGTACGTGATGGCTCTTACGAttttaatgcaatatttaggtattttacaaatgatgttaaaatattattgatttggAAAATTAAAGTGGTAATTCAATATAACGAATGCTCTAGTGTTCTTTCGTTTATAGATTTGACCTCGATAAACTGCTTGATTGATAAACCTATTGAGGCAAATGATCTAGCTTCATACGTCAGTGTCTATAGATTGCATTAATTGAAATCTATTGAAGTACATAATTTGTGTAGACAAGTTCCTGtagttatttaacataatatttattaatacttggaTTAGGTAGAATGATAACGTATATATTTCCCTTTGTTGTAACTACACTGCGAATTAATTCCTAAGATTATTCCTTTATTTGTCGAAGTAATGAGGACAAAATGCTAGATAGTATCCATTGTTTGTTATCAGTTATAGGCGCAGAGCTATAATTCAAAGTAACATTACattaattgtatatgtttcataGATTAGATAATATGCCATAATTGAAAcattgtttaacataaaaacgaaaaaatattgtaattgacAACATCGATAGGATCATCATCTATGTAAGAGATTTGCTGTAATTAGTAAAAACCCTGACAACAAATTTGCTCTTAGAAGCTATATCAggtgattaaaaattattcttccCCTAAGATTCAAGACAtgggaaataataaaaagcccTAGAGGTTCCGATTCAACTTAAAAACAGATTATTGTAAGTAGAGTAtttgtcaaaaattaattaacgatTAACCCAATAAACTGATATCGTAAACAGGTAAATGGGTTATTGTGTGACAAGAAGTTTCCATCGTTATCACAATAATAACGTCGTGGTCAGCCAATCAGATGTAAGAGAGGTCACAACACACAAGGCACTTATCAGatgttatttgtgtatttggttaaaaaaactttgagTATAGAtaagatatgaaataaaaatgaggtgttatcaaatatgatgcaacttaaatatttttgatttaaatatgaaagaaGTACGAAAGATAcgaaagaaaaaaccaacacCAACTACCCTATTTACACTcttttacaaaacattatttaagaaataattgcACGTTTAAGAACCATAACTTATTTGGAAGGCGCGAAtaagctttaataaaataatctaagtAATAAAGTCTAATTATTAacgttaaaacaaataataaagatgCATAGAAAAACACAAAACTGTTTATGATCACGGATAAATTTTTGCGAAATAATagcacaaataatttattcccaagataaaaattaatgtatttaagaaatattcattaggAACAAGTTTTGGACATTAACAGATATATTTTGTCACtgataaagtattatttattaatggcgTAGGTATCTAAAAAAACAATCGTTAATAGTATTCGGCGTTTTTGTTAGTGACCTTTAAAATGTTGGCAAGGTaggtaaataaattcactACGTAAAGCCTTATTCTGGTCTTAATAtcgtttttgtattaatttgaatgaaatttgAGGTGTATATTATAGACGACAACAACGCaacatacaaacatatattttagacgtatgttttatttttttatttggtatgccaataatttttcttcaaGAGTCAGGGTATTAGTAAAGTTAACTTAATGGCCTCTGGGAAAGGCAGCTGTTTTTGATTGTTATATCAAGAAACCGAGTTACAAGAATAAGACCGGAGGTGCTAGAGGAAAAATTTTGGGTGTAAAAACGTGTTCACTTTTATCTAAACACAAGagcataaataaaatccttgaatgttttgaatatttatcataatattattcttgtGGAACTTACCTCCGGGATGTGCTTTCTAGTATCATCAAGATGCATACCACCAACTTCGATCAGTCCCGGGACAGATGGGCGCACACCATTCAGAGGATGAAACGTATTGACCATCaacaatgttatatttttggcCAAATCTTCCAGAGGCACTTTACGGCCATAATGCTTTTCAATTAAAGACTTCTCCTTCTCTTGAACTTCGAAATGAAACCAGTATTTGAGAAACAGATTCGCAAAAGTATTCTGTACCCTTTGTAAATAAGTCATCGGAGTCGCCCAACTTGCACTCAGCACAGGTAAATAAGCCGGATTATCAACAAAACCGATACGCTCTGCAGCCCACGGCACTGCATTCGATGACGACAATGCAACAATCGGTGCTTTAATTCCATAAACATGTAACAATCCAAGCATGCAATCACTGCTGAAGTTTTCAACAATCACGATGTCGTAGTCGCCCTTCAAAGCGTCCACGAGCGGGGGCCAATCTAAAGCCTTCCCGCAGACATTTAAAGCCATTCCGCCGAGAGGTTGAAAACCGGCAAACTGTTTCAAAATTTCACCCACAAACGGCAATTGGAAAACTAAACTAGGGTTTTCGAACCATGACATATCCAATGTCTCGACACCTATACCAGCGATGCCTTCGAAACTGACATCGGTGTAATTTGCAGGTGGATTTTTTAAGGGAAAGAATGACGCGACGGTCATTTGATGTCCACGTACAGCCAGCTGCTTTAGAAGGGGTTCAAAAACCATATGGTGGCTCTTCCCCGTATGTGGAAATAGACCGAGAATTTTTGCGCTTTGAACATGATGGAGCGCGACGAAAGCGAATATTATCGTGTGTGCACGCATCGCACGCTCTTCCCGGTAGAGAGGCGAGTAAAATACTGGCAGACTGTGCGAGCAGCCCGACACTGAACACTCAGTCAGACACTATTTTCAGAATGTGTTACATTACATCCGCGGCGGCTATAACGCACGACAATCGAAGATTATTGAGGTTAGACCTCAACCTTTAACCTCGATAATGAACTACTTAGATAAGGTTttgatagtttaaaatatacttagtaaTTGAAAATAAGAAATGAGCAATTTTAATAAGCCGTTTAGCCGGTAATTacgagttttttttaagtaggtaACATCCGTACTTATTTGACTGAacctcatttttttttaatttgagccATGGGAACTGACCTTCCAGATTTTTTGTCTCTAAACTTTTTtctactaataatttttaaaaatcttgtgTACTATAGCGTTGTTATACATTGTTGTAATGTTTAATTGCAATTAAAGTTGTAATCAAAGTTGTCTTTTTAAATAGGAGTACAATACTTTTAACGCAGACCGCATATGACCTTTACGAATTAAAGcttcgttaaataaaatatttcttatgtttAATGATTTCAGAAATCAAGTCATCACAAGtcatattataagaaatacatTATGCTTCTGCAAAACTTCTGAGGTATACAGTCTATACAAAAACCGAGCATATTGTCttgttcatataaaatattaataacttattatatacctaGTTTGCCTCTCAGTGAATAGGTGTCAAGGTTCGTAGCTATCTTGTGGAAATCGGAAATGCACTGCATATGAATGAGACTATCAATGCTTGCGACAATATTTCCATACTTtcgccttttataaatattttaaggtatTATGATTACCAAAGaaaatgttacataaaatatttcaccggtgaaatctaaatataattttttccatttttcgGAAATAACTATTTACTTTCGTATTCCTAGGTATACATTTAagatgtttacctaaatgaagaGATTAGGAAGCAAATAAGCAATTCACTTATTTGAGTAGTGATACTGTTTGATGATTGCTAAGTCAGGACATTGACTCctaatttaatcattaaaattcataaaatcatatatatgttattgtaaAAGCTCGAACTACAGTACATCCTAAGATATTCCAGTAAAACCTAAGATCTACCAATTCCTAATGGTAAATGTCCCTAAAGGTTTGCGAATCGAACTCTTACCACCATTCCGTAGGCAAATCTTAGGATTTACATTAATGGCACGGTAAATGTTGAAAAACCTTTAAaactgattaaaaaaacattattgcaGTTGTGATAGATATAAAGGACAATGAGTTTTACCAACTAGGTACCAAAATGGGTATACTTAAACAGCTGAACATGAAGGATCAGTTCGCCGCATGCTCTGaagattttatattgataGAAGACGTTGTTACGAATAAAAAAGTGAGTCTTCGAGAAGTTGTCAGAAAATTGTCGTTGACAGTTGGTAgacaagaattaaaaaaatgtaattgtcaAAAAAATGCTCGACAAAAAATGCACCTGCAGATCATCAGTATTACTTTACTTCTACTGATTCAGATAGATATTCATAGATGAGATTGAGATATTCAGAGATATACGTtatgtttttcaaaataatttaaataagttggtATTAGTTTGTACTTATTACTATCATATGATATCTTTATAATACTATGTACCTGTTTTGTCTAATAGTccattaaagtaaataattaagaattactCATTGTTATATTCCTAAAACCAACATCTACCAGCTGACAGTGGTAAAACCTAGCATATACTGAATTCGAATGGTAAAAGCTCGAAAAAATCATCGtattttcagaaatacttACATTTACCAACTCATGTCGGTAAATCCTAAGACTTACatttaaatcttaagattCACCGTAGTTCGAGCTTTTAcagtaacatataatatatgtaataaattattatgcctaggtattatttaagatattatgtAGCAAATAAGCAAGTCACTCATATTTTATGACGATTGATAAGGCAAGACATTGCCTcataatttaatcattaaaagtaataaaatcatacatatacatatatatataataaatgactatgcctaggtatatatttaagatattaagtAGCAAATAAGCAAGTCACTCATATTGTTTGACGATTGATTAGGCAAGACATTGCatcataatttaatcattaaaagtaataaaatcatacatatacatatatatataataaattattatgcctaagtatatatttaagatattaagCAAGTCACTCATATTGTTTGACGATTGATTAGGCAAGACATTGACTCATCATTTAATcgttaaaattcatttaatcaatcattacaattaaagagCCTAAATATGGTATACCAATACATAACCCAGTTCGTATGTTCCGCCGTCAcgtgtaaatttgtttatccAAATTgtaattcttataaattacaaaattaaaataaattgtaaaaattgtaAGCCTAATATTTGTACGGAAGGCTACTCCAggcatatttctttaataattgaggtaatttataataattgcgGATACAGAGAGTATAtcatatatcaataatataagGATAAAACCAAGTAATACATgagataaaagaaaaatattatttttatcacatgAGATTAACTTTATcgtaataaagttaataaattaacaaacattCTTAACTCACCTGTGGAATCTTCTTTTGTTCTCTATCAAGGTGCATGCCACCAACTTCAAGCAGTCCTGGTACCAAGGGGCGTACCCCATTTAATTCGTGAAACGTATTCAACATCAATAAACTAATATTCTTCGATAGCTCGTATAAAGGCACTTCCTTACCATAATGCTTCTCAATAATTGCTTTCTCAGTGTCTTGTATATTTTGCAGGATGCTCTTcagatatacatttaaaactgcGTTTTTTACTCTCTGTGTATACGACATGGGTGCAGTCCATGGTGAAGTTATGACAGGGACGTAAGATGGGTTATCAACAAAACCTAAACGTTCTGCAGACGATGG contains:
- the LOC110999238 gene encoding UDP-glucosyltransferase 2 isoform X3; its protein translation is MRAHTIIFAFVALHHVQSAKILGLFPHTGKSHHMVFEPLLKQLAVRGHQMTVASFFPLKNPPANYTDVSFEGIAGIGVETLDMSWFENPSLVFQLPFVGEILKQFAGFQPLGGMALNVCGKALDWPPLVDALKGDYDIVIVENFSSDCMLGLLHVYGIKAPIVALSSSNAVPWAAERIGFVDNPAYLPVLSASWATPMTYLQRVQNTFANLFLKYWFHFEVQEKEKSLIEKHYGRKVPLEDLAKNITLLMVNTFHPLNGVRPSVPGLIEVGGMHLDDTRKHIPEYMEKFLNESEHGVVLFSFGSLIKTATIPKYKEEIITRALSKLKQRVIWKYENSAEEGTLTGNILRVRWLPQYELLRHKKVVAFLAHGGLLGMTEAVSAGKPMVVVPFFGDQPSNGAAAEAAGLAKVVTYYDLTEESLSAALEKVLSAEMRLQARLLSNIWNDRQTPPLETAVYWVERVIRWGPAAKLHSPARDMPLYQLALLDVAAAFIAFIITIVVIIWFIFTRISRLFVKERKQKIH